One Cupriavidus taiwanensis LMG 19424 DNA segment encodes these proteins:
- a CDS encoding T6SS immunity protein Tli4 family protein, with the protein MVPVAVVALLACGQGGQAKEPNTVTGLDRFGNRVQIPNPTREDRLAALALNYGPVEASHAECLGRQIFDIPVNLTFYWAIPSQASDGMFENLSQRFNDGAGRGNIEIETKELLTQFAVYGPITEELRKSFFSYRADGNAALLRNLGRSLNVLQEREERFRSNPPGPNTITNLGAEIAATEKSIAELKADQYRKLIDLRRPNSLAFRAELNTAKPYMHGAIVLGEHIVAFQSMLRGIENYAEPTENQWQVAEDALRRLVSQLQPRNLYEIPKDRGFCLPYAFLRDDGTYGNKISGSFRLADNPAVIYTLSVAAIPGGGASETTLLNATGRSATGLLSHLPENTTVKQRLGPRPAKIGALTSEQGGIVVEAKRPGQPPREGYHVYTGYAGWAGSQILPTIEVVMESAARASYPKLTKDAPPYEQARPRLDALLKSIRLRPTTPPMPELVGIQ; encoded by the coding sequence ATGGTACCCGTTGCAGTGGTGGCGCTGCTGGCGTGCGGGCAGGGCGGGCAAGCAAAGGAGCCCAACACCGTGACTGGCTTGGATCGATTCGGTAATCGTGTGCAAATACCGAATCCGACCCGAGAGGACCGCTTGGCTGCACTTGCCCTCAATTATGGTCCTGTGGAAGCAAGCCATGCTGAGTGTTTGGGTCGGCAAATTTTTGATATTCCGGTTAACTTAACTTTTTACTGGGCGATCCCTTCGCAGGCCAGCGATGGCATGTTCGAAAATTTATCTCAGCGTTTCAATGATGGGGCGGGCCGGGGGAATATTGAGATCGAAACCAAGGAATTGCTAACGCAGTTCGCAGTGTATGGTCCTATTACAGAGGAGTTGCGCAAGAGTTTCTTTTCATACAGGGCCGATGGTAATGCCGCGCTGTTGCGAAACCTTGGGCGCTCTCTTAACGTATTGCAGGAGAGGGAGGAACGCTTTAGGTCCAATCCTCCTGGGCCTAATACGATCACTAATCTCGGTGCTGAGATCGCCGCTACAGAAAAAAGCATTGCGGAACTTAAGGCGGATCAATACCGAAAATTGATCGACCTTAGACGCCCCAACAGTTTGGCATTTCGTGCTGAGCTTAACACCGCCAAGCCATACATGCATGGTGCGATCGTGTTGGGCGAACACATTGTAGCATTCCAGTCAATGCTCAGAGGTATTGAAAACTATGCTGAGCCAACAGAAAATCAATGGCAAGTCGCCGAGGACGCCCTTCGCAGGCTAGTCAGTCAACTTCAACCTCGCAATCTCTACGAGATTCCCAAGGATCGCGGATTTTGCCTGCCCTATGCGTTCCTGCGCGATGACGGCACCTATGGCAACAAGATCTCCGGCTCCTTCCGGCTGGCCGATAATCCCGCAGTCATCTACACGCTCAGTGTCGCCGCAATCCCAGGCGGTGGTGCTTCCGAAACCACGCTTCTCAATGCGACCGGTCGCTCGGCGACCGGACTGCTCAGCCACTTGCCTGAAAACACAACGGTGAAGCAGCGCCTGGGTCCTCGTCCCGCAAAGATTGGAGCACTGACTTCAGAACAGGGAGGAATCGTGGTGGAAGCCAAGCGCCCCGGCCAGCCGCCGCGGGAGGGCTACCACGTCTACACAGGATACGCAGGATGGGCAGGATCGCAAATCTTGCCGACCATCGAGGTGGTGATGGAGTCGGCAGCCCGGGCTTCCTACCCGAAACTGACGAAGGACGCCCCACCTTACGAGCAGGCACGCCCACGGCTGGATGCGTTGCTCAAGAGCATCCGTCTGCGGCCGACAACTCCGCCGATGCCGGAGCTGGTCGGCATCCAATAG
- a CDS encoding T6SS immunity protein Tli4 family protein, with product MFDTSEKMIVEWAVSSATSKNGSFDGLFQHFDDGAGKGRIQIETSQLNTVFAVYGPVTPKLREEFLNYREEMNSAALSGLSRALELQKETEDMYKRRPELLGPGIKEHVADERARLEKELEDIKSGQHRKAIDLRRLNSAAFRADLKAAKPYFRGAIVLGKHIVAFQSMLRGFENYIEPTEDQWNIAESALRELVGKLQPRELYEIPKDRGFCLPYAFLRDDGTYGNKISTSFRFGDSPAVIYTLSVAAIPGGGASETTILNATGRSATGLLSHLPENTTVKQRLGPRPAKIGALTSEQGGIVVEAKRPGQPPREGYHVYTGYAGWAGSQILPTIEVVMESAARASYPKLTKDAPPYEQARPRLDALLKSIRLRPTTPPMPELVGIQ from the coding sequence ATGTTTGACACATCGGAGAAGATGATAGTGGAATGGGCGGTTTCATCCGCGACCAGTAAGAATGGATCATTTGACGGACTTTTCCAGCATTTTGATGACGGAGCGGGTAAAGGAAGAATTCAAATTGAAACCAGTCAACTGAATACTGTGTTCGCGGTGTATGGCCCCGTAACTCCAAAGTTGCGTGAGGAGTTTTTGAACTACAGGGAGGAAATGAATTCCGCTGCGCTCAGCGGGTTGAGCCGTGCCCTGGAACTGCAGAAGGAAACGGAGGACATGTATAAGAGGCGACCGGAGCTCCTTGGGCCTGGGATCAAGGAGCACGTAGCTGACGAAAGGGCAAGGCTCGAAAAAGAGCTCGAGGATATCAAGTCTGGCCAGCATCGAAAGGCAATTGACTTACGCCGACTGAATAGTGCGGCGTTTCGGGCCGATCTAAAGGCGGCCAAGCCCTATTTCCGCGGCGCAATTGTGTTGGGCAAACACATTGTTGCCTTTCAATCGATGTTAAGAGGCTTTGAGAACTATATTGAGCCGACTGAAGATCAATGGAATATCGCCGAGAGTGCCCTGCGCGAGCTGGTTGGCAAACTTCAACCCCGTGAGCTTTACGAGATTCCCAAGGATCGCGGATTTTGCCTGCCCTATGCGTTCTTGCGCGACGACGGCACCTATGGCAACAAGATCTCCACTTCCTTCCGCTTTGGTGACAGCCCCGCTGTCATCTACACGCTTAGTGTGGCCGCCATTCCTGGCGGTGGAGCATCGGAGACAACGATACTGAACGCGACCGGTCGCTCGGCGACCGGATTGCTCAGCCACTTGCCTGAAAACACAACGGTGAAGCAGCGCCTGGGTCCTCGTCCCGCAAAGATTGGAGCACTGACCTCAGAACAGGGAGGAATCGTGGTGGAAGCCAAGCGCCCCGGCCAGCCACCGCGGGAGGGCTACCACGTCTACACAGGATACGCAGGATGGGCAGGATCGCAGATCTTGCCGACCATCGAGGTGGTGATGGAGTCGGCAGCCCGGGCTTCCTACCCGAAACTGACGAAGGACGCACCACCTTACGAGCAGGCACGCCCACGGCTGGATGCGTTGCTCAAGAGCATCCGCCTGCGGCCGACAACTCCGCCGATGCCGGAGCTGGTCGGCATCCAATAG
- a CDS encoding phospholipase D-like domain-containing protein, translating to MGAPDKQVYQIVGGDQKAAKTATSAPGCFVHGKDVFSEPVKGNAVQFFVTGTEYFDNVARAIEGAQSSVFITGWQVNFDVVLTGKKTLWNCLRTAVRNGASVYVMPWMSPKVGVDTGDLETALTVIQLNAGLPSPRAFVLPAVSQCDQPGALGIAFSHHQKLVVIDNKFAYVGGIDLAYGRRDDGKYSLKAEGRQGSEFYNSCVPAIHSLSSVEQTAYLTRAELVAACFDNKAGRAAQFFLSAPMKPLAGAMDAYSSASDKIKDVNKQISDWWVTSDVVPEFVRKAQDKVIDAAQETAADASKWAYQQLGTTLQTKVEKLREYGGAQVADATTALMAWLNGATLDSLPPSLLQNTADTIQAFVMRLVLALQAEGSQRKQCYANLEKLGKLLPAGGKCPDSSVQPRMPWHDVHCRIEGPSVYDLSRNFVRRWNGVALQYERSDGKTVDALLRHLGIAARLKAPRIGAAHRPVRSKAQPGSCWVQVLRSAPKKMRVAEAAGEADKTTPSVAESSCLSAMLKNIEGASHFIYIEGQFFQSDYGSTMIGNEEADGGAPVSGPMHALMDVKGSPGYQKYAAQLGILGVPPGQIYKSLKWSQIDDVQRDIRGGGADFVNDLKRVMATQAQIAGFSALGPSQKSLKNPICKALGDRITRAIYDGKPFHVYMVLPVHPEGTLDTINIMTQQHLTMQSLVFGSHSLVNRIRRALLAMKYVRERKMEVKRARDAAESAKIEDLNRNIRQGEWQKYLTLLNLRNWDVLHGRPVTEQIYVHSKLLIADDRVVVLGSANINDRSQLGDRDSELAVVIHDDKAMSVRLDGQLVQPVGTFAHGLRKALWKKHFGLMGGVAPATELGLPSILDGPGDLDTWQAVQRVAQTNAEAYDKAFPYVPRSKSRSSVWPTWDDSNGKLRGYMPFNERFWREERPRDDSFTWDAKQILSESTPSGVRGFIVALPVMWTLGENNDSKMNLTTLAHVESEDEVNRERQTASRSPSQSGQADAYS from the coding sequence ATGGGTGCGCCAGACAAGCAGGTGTATCAGATCGTTGGTGGAGACCAGAAGGCCGCAAAGACGGCGACTTCTGCGCCCGGCTGCTTCGTGCACGGCAAGGACGTCTTCTCCGAACCCGTGAAGGGTAACGCGGTGCAGTTCTTTGTCACGGGGACAGAATACTTCGACAACGTTGCCAGGGCGATAGAAGGGGCGCAGTCCAGCGTATTTATCACCGGCTGGCAAGTGAATTTCGACGTCGTGCTGACTGGAAAGAAGACGCTCTGGAATTGTCTGCGTACCGCCGTCCGGAACGGGGCCAGCGTTTATGTCATGCCCTGGATGTCTCCCAAGGTCGGCGTCGACACGGGAGACCTCGAGACCGCGTTAACGGTGATTCAGCTCAACGCCGGCCTGCCGTCGCCGCGAGCCTTCGTCCTGCCGGCGGTGTCGCAGTGCGATCAACCCGGGGCCTTGGGCATTGCCTTCTCGCATCACCAGAAGCTGGTCGTCATCGATAACAAGTTTGCGTACGTGGGTGGCATCGATCTCGCTTACGGCCGCCGGGATGATGGCAAGTATTCGCTCAAGGCAGAGGGGCGGCAGGGCAGCGAGTTCTATAACAGTTGCGTGCCGGCGATTCATAGCCTCAGCAGCGTAGAACAAACGGCATACCTGACACGCGCCGAACTGGTGGCGGCTTGCTTCGATAACAAGGCGGGTCGTGCGGCGCAGTTCTTTCTATCCGCACCGATGAAGCCGCTCGCTGGGGCAATGGACGCGTATTCCTCAGCTAGCGACAAGATCAAGGACGTCAATAAGCAAATCTCTGACTGGTGGGTCACCAGCGATGTCGTACCGGAGTTCGTGCGCAAGGCCCAGGACAAGGTCATCGATGCGGCCCAGGAAACCGCAGCCGATGCAAGCAAATGGGCCTACCAGCAGCTGGGAACAACCCTTCAGACCAAGGTCGAAAAATTGCGCGAATACGGCGGCGCGCAGGTGGCGGACGCAACCACCGCGCTGATGGCATGGCTGAATGGCGCCACACTTGACAGCTTGCCGCCCAGCCTTCTGCAAAATACAGCTGATACGATCCAGGCCTTTGTCATGCGCCTGGTGCTGGCCCTGCAGGCGGAAGGCAGTCAGCGCAAGCAGTGCTATGCGAATCTTGAGAAACTAGGAAAGCTCTTGCCCGCCGGCGGGAAGTGCCCCGACAGCAGTGTGCAGCCTCGAATGCCGTGGCATGACGTGCATTGCAGAATCGAAGGACCATCGGTCTATGACCTGAGCCGCAATTTCGTACGGCGCTGGAATGGCGTGGCCCTGCAGTATGAGCGCAGCGATGGCAAAACGGTCGACGCGCTGCTGCGGCACCTCGGCATCGCGGCCCGCCTCAAGGCACCCCGCATCGGCGCTGCGCACCGGCCTGTCCGATCCAAGGCTCAACCAGGGTCATGCTGGGTCCAGGTTCTCCGAAGCGCCCCGAAGAAGATGCGGGTCGCCGAAGCTGCCGGAGAGGCGGACAAGACTACGCCGAGCGTTGCGGAAAGCAGCTGCCTGAGCGCAATGCTGAAGAACATCGAGGGCGCGTCGCATTTTATCTACATCGAGGGTCAGTTCTTTCAGTCCGATTATGGGAGCACGATGATCGGGAACGAGGAAGCGGACGGCGGTGCCCCTGTTTCAGGACCGATGCATGCGTTGATGGACGTCAAGGGGTCGCCGGGATATCAAAAATATGCCGCGCAACTTGGCATCCTCGGCGTGCCGCCCGGACAGATCTATAAGTCCCTCAAGTGGAGCCAGATCGACGACGTCCAGCGGGACATCAGGGGAGGCGGCGCCGACTTTGTCAATGACCTGAAGCGGGTCATGGCCACGCAAGCGCAAATCGCAGGATTCAGTGCCCTGGGCCCGTCTCAAAAGTCCCTGAAGAATCCGATTTGCAAGGCGTTGGGTGACCGTATTACACGGGCCATCTACGACGGCAAACCGTTCCATGTCTACATGGTGTTACCGGTACACCCGGAAGGGACACTGGACACGATCAACATCATGACGCAACAGCATCTGACGATGCAGTCGCTGGTGTTTGGCAGCCACAGTCTGGTGAATCGGATTCGACGTGCGCTGTTGGCGATGAAGTATGTGCGTGAGCGGAAGATGGAGGTGAAGAGGGCGAGGGATGCCGCGGAAAGCGCCAAGATAGAAGATCTTAATAGGAACATTCGTCAAGGAGAATGGCAGAAATATCTGACGCTGCTTAACTTGCGTAACTGGGACGTGTTGCATGGTAGACCTGTGACTGAGCAGATCTATGTTCATAGCAAGCTCCTGATAGCAGACGATCGGGTCGTAGTATTAGGCAGTGCCAATATCAACGATAGAAGCCAGCTCGGTGACCGGGATTCAGAGCTAGCGGTTGTCATTCATGATGACAAAGCAATGTCAGTGCGCTTGGATGGTCAGCTTGTACAGCCGGTTGGCACTTTCGCACATGGTTTGCGTAAAGCACTGTGGAAAAAGCATTTTGGACTGATGGGCGGTGTTGCGCCGGCTACAGAATTGGGTCTGCCCAGCATACTTGATGGGCCTGGGGATCTTGATACTTGGCAGGCCGTTCAGAGAGTGGCACAGACTAATGCCGAAGCTTATGATAAAGCTTTTCCATATGTGCCTAGGTCGAAAAGTCGCAGTTCGGTTTGGCCTACTTGGGATGACAGCAATGGCAAGCTCAGGGGCTACATGCCGTTTAACGAGCGATTCTGGCGCGAGGAGCGTCCAAGGGACGATAGCTTTACGTGGGATGCAAAGCAGATATTGTCCGAGAGTACACCCAGTGGTGTGCGAGGATTCATTGTAGCCTTGCCGGTTATGTGGACACTCGGGGAAAACAATGACTCAAAAATGAATTTGACTACACTGGCACATGTCGAGTCCGAAGACGAAGTGAATCGTGAGAGGCAAACTGCATCGAGAAGTCCATCGCAATCTGGTCAAGCCGATGCCTATTCCTAA
- a CDS encoding T6SS immunity protein Tli4 family protein encodes MKIRMASQGLLSRAILMAVVALVSCGQSGQARESKTTTGTDRFGRPVEIPNPTREDRIKATAPEYISNDRLRAECLGRLTFDVPVAAELEWATPRKTSHQGVFENLSQYFENGTGKGHIEIETRELRTVLAVYGPITPELREEFLGYRVRMQAASLSGLSDALKRQKEYEELYKRRPELLGPGIKESLAKDRAELEKELADIKADQYEKAIDLGRPDSMALRADLKAAKPYLRGAIVLGKHIVAFESMLRGFENYVEPTEAQWAVAEGAIRKLISQLQPRNLYEIPKDRGFCLPYAFLRDDGTYGNKISTSFRFGDSPAVIYTLSVAAIPGGGASETTLLNATGRSATGLLSHLPENTTVKQRLGPRPAKIGALTSEQGGIVVEAKRPGQPPREGYHVYTGYAGWAGSQILPTIEVVMESAARASYPKLTKDAPPYEQARPRLDALLKSIRLRPTTPPMPELVGIQ; translated from the coding sequence ATGAAAATTCGGATGGCTTCTCAGGGCTTGCTAAGTCGGGCCATATTGATGGCGGTGGTGGCATTGGTTTCCTGCGGACAGAGTGGTCAGGCGCGAGAATCGAAAACGACAACCGGCACTGATCGTTTTGGCCGTCCTGTAGAGATACCGAACCCGACTAGGGAGGATCGGATCAAAGCCACGGCGCCCGAGTACATTAGCAACGATAGGCTTCGGGCCGAATGCCTCGGCAGGTTGACTTTCGATGTACCTGTTGCGGCAGAATTGGAATGGGCTACTCCGAGAAAAACTAGTCATCAAGGAGTGTTCGAAAATCTATCTCAATATTTTGAGAATGGGACAGGTAAGGGTCATATTGAGATCGAAACCCGAGAACTGCGGACAGTATTGGCTGTATATGGGCCAATTACCCCAGAATTGCGCGAAGAATTTCTCGGGTACAGAGTTCGCATGCAGGCCGCATCGCTTAGTGGGTTGTCGGATGCCCTGAAGCGGCAGAAAGAATACGAAGAACTGTACAAAAGACGGCCGGAGCTTCTTGGTCCTGGTATTAAAGAGAGCTTGGCTAAAGACCGGGCTGAACTCGAAAAGGAACTGGCAGATATCAAGGCAGATCAATACGAGAAGGCAATTGATCTCGGACGTCCTGATAGTATGGCGCTTCGCGCCGATCTCAAAGCTGCGAAGCCCTATCTGCGCGGCGCAATTGTGTTGGGTAAACACATTGTGGCCTTCGAGTCGATGTTGAGGGGCTTCGAGAATTATGTTGAACCTACGGAAGCGCAATGGGCGGTGGCTGAGGGCGCTATACGCAAATTGATCAGCCAGCTCCAACCCCGTAACCTTTACGAGATTCCCAAGGATCGCGGATTTTGCCTGCCCTATGCGTTCCTGCGCGACGACGGCACCTATGGCAACAAGATCTCCACTTCCTTCCGCTTTGGTGACAGCCCCGCAGTCATCTACACGCTCAGTGTCGCCGCAATCCCAGGCGGTGGTGCTTCCGAAACCACGCTTCTCAATGCGACCGGTCGCTCGGCGACCGGACTGCTCAGCCACTTGCCTGAAAACACAACGGTGAAGCAGCGCCTGGGTCCTCGTCCCGCAAAGATTGGAGCACTGACTTCAGAACAGGGAGGAATCGTGGTGGAAGCCAAGCGCCCCGGCCAGCCGCCGCGGGAGGGCTACCACGTCTACACAGGATACGCAGGATGGGCAGGATCGCAAATCTTGCCGACCATCGAGGTGGTGATGGAGTCGGCAGCCCGGGCTTCCTACCCGAAACTGACGAAGGACGCCCCACCTTACGAGCAGGCACGCCCACGGCTGGATGCGTTGCTCAAGAGCATCCGTCTGCGGCCGACAACTCCGCCGATGCCGGAGCTGGTCGGCATCCAATAG
- a CDS encoding type VI secretion system Vgr family protein, translating into MDVTTLYQHLFSAAHRLYALEGEGVLGELAVEAWIGREGVSALAESRIVVVSANADIPLDSLLGQRVTLLTTLAGGGQSRRTGLIRQAEKLGAYGGLARYRLTVVPWLWLTTQQRNSQVFQNRKLDSIIEAVLQPYAPHAQWRYAAGAEARIAAIGERAHVAQFRETDYQFLSRLLAEAGLGYTVVEDEEAPSGHAVVIFADSAQLPEDEESAAGGGIRFHRAHSQESADAIQQLACETRATVGGVAVTAWDPEAKRAIRGHAPARYVGNAGRAVSPDPYLSVSLSLAPDGASAQRVAEQVMEAVEARALLFTGRASVRTLRSGMRLTVNGCPHLPLQEDDAAGYPLLLDAVEHCGINNLAADTRAALADRIGPLEAALCFDAPPAAPDAPEATPGLLGVLPDHEPVRLAPSQALQTAAREQGYAAIFRAIDARRPWRACVLDVDCPRLYSRSKPLGVHSAIVVGPDGQSQAHGNAEHHASPAGEICVRFHWQRGERADDRSSRWIRVAQRQAGAGMGWQWLPRIGQEVLVKFADDDIDQPFVIGALYNGQGEAGHAPTPGGKSAATGSDSQSLYAQGTDSAPSAQGNLAGGNSPAWHGLGAQPDGHRNAAALTGFKSQEHGGKGYNQLVLDDSDGQLRTQLATTLQSTQLNLGHLIHQQDNRRGSFRGQGFELRTDGHAAVRGEAGLLLTTYRDAATGRALPTGDNAAGIALLRQASDLVKTLSQGATAHQTQALSTGKDGDAPLPKQAQAASGMVDGQALEAARDDASSGNTTTPGKVPHQAAAMVHLNGRAGLTLVAGQDLQIANGESVALASGLDSSIAVAGQARVHAGQAIGVAAGLSGAGDNNIGLQLTAGQNDIDIQAQHDLLKLAARDDLTVVSANMNVDFAAAKRIRIATAGGASILIEGGNITVECPRAITYKAAQRKFEGPVNTAYPLPEFPQAPMPYKPMEFRMRLANTPGEGGHALAYAPWKIAVGEAPLGLGMVADDELVAHGVTDADGNVVLSQTQQEAVARAYCASPANTWLVYPGPTVRVHVAEQDPAWTDAEAARHALNAGDFSGGLPQSMSDDNTQQRLRYARDALAAGSSNQIYKKTQ; encoded by the coding sequence ATGGATGTAACCACTCTTTACCAGCATCTTTTCAGCGCGGCTCACCGGCTGTATGCCCTGGAAGGTGAGGGCGTGCTGGGCGAACTCGCCGTCGAAGCCTGGATCGGCCGGGAAGGCGTTTCCGCGCTGGCCGAGTCGCGCATCGTCGTGGTCAGCGCCAACGCCGATATCCCATTGGACAGCCTGCTTGGCCAGCGGGTCACATTGCTGACCACGCTCGCCGGCGGCGGCCAGTCGCGCCGCACCGGCCTTATCCGACAGGCCGAGAAGCTCGGCGCCTACGGGGGCCTGGCGCGATATCGCCTGACAGTGGTGCCGTGGCTGTGGCTGACCACGCAGCAGCGCAACAGCCAGGTGTTCCAGAACCGCAAGCTCGACAGCATCATCGAGGCCGTGCTGCAGCCCTATGCGCCGCACGCGCAATGGCGCTACGCGGCCGGCGCCGAGGCGCGCATTGCCGCCATCGGCGAGCGTGCCCATGTCGCGCAGTTCCGCGAAACCGACTACCAGTTCCTGTCGCGCCTGCTGGCAGAGGCCGGCCTGGGCTATACCGTCGTGGAAGACGAGGAAGCCCCCAGCGGGCATGCGGTGGTGATCTTTGCCGACAGCGCGCAATTGCCGGAAGACGAAGAATCCGCGGCAGGCGGCGGCATCCGCTTCCATCGCGCGCACAGCCAGGAATCGGCCGATGCCATCCAGCAGCTGGCGTGCGAGACCCGTGCGACTGTGGGCGGCGTGGCCGTGACGGCATGGGACCCGGAGGCCAAGCGAGCGATCCGCGGCCACGCGCCGGCACGTTATGTCGGCAATGCCGGCCGGGCGGTGAGCCCGGATCCGTACCTGTCCGTCAGCCTGTCATTGGCGCCCGACGGCGCGAGCGCGCAGCGCGTTGCCGAGCAGGTGATGGAAGCCGTCGAAGCCCGCGCGCTACTGTTCACCGGTCGGGCGTCCGTGCGCACGCTGCGCAGCGGCATGCGCCTGACCGTCAATGGCTGCCCGCACCTGCCGCTGCAGGAAGACGACGCTGCTGGATATCCGCTGCTGCTCGATGCGGTGGAGCATTGCGGCATCAACAACCTGGCCGCCGACACACGCGCTGCGCTGGCGGATCGCATTGGGCCGCTCGAGGCAGCCTTGTGTTTCGACGCACCCCCAGCGGCACCCGACGCACCGGAGGCAACACCCGGGCTGCTGGGCGTGCTACCGGACCACGAGCCAGTGCGCCTGGCCCCTTCGCAAGCCCTGCAGACGGCAGCACGCGAACAGGGCTACGCGGCGATCTTCCGCGCCATCGACGCCCGCCGCCCATGGCGTGCCTGTGTCCTTGACGTCGATTGTCCGCGTCTTTACAGCCGGTCCAAGCCGTTGGGGGTACACAGCGCGATCGTCGTCGGCCCTGACGGCCAGTCCCAGGCCCATGGCAACGCCGAACACCACGCCAGCCCAGCCGGCGAGATCTGCGTGCGCTTCCACTGGCAGCGCGGCGAGCGCGCCGACGACCGCAGCAGCCGCTGGATCCGCGTCGCACAGCGCCAGGCCGGCGCCGGCATGGGCTGGCAGTGGCTGCCGCGCATCGGGCAGGAAGTGCTGGTCAAGTTCGCCGACGACGACATCGACCAGCCTTTCGTCATCGGCGCGTTGTACAACGGCCAGGGTGAAGCGGGCCACGCACCCACGCCCGGCGGCAAGAGCGCCGCGACGGGCAGCGACAGTCAGTCCCTGTACGCTCAGGGCACCGACAGCGCCCCCAGCGCGCAAGGCAACCTCGCCGGGGGCAACAGCCCCGCCTGGCACGGACTGGGCGCGCAGCCAGACGGCCATCGCAATGCCGCCGCGCTGACGGGTTTCAAGAGCCAGGAACACGGCGGCAAGGGCTACAACCAGCTGGTGTTGGACGACAGCGACGGCCAGCTGCGCACGCAACTGGCCACCACGCTGCAGTCGACCCAGCTCAATCTTGGCCACCTGATCCACCAGCAGGACAACCGCCGTGGCAGCTTCCGCGGCCAGGGCTTCGAGTTGCGCACCGACGGCCACGCCGCCGTGCGCGGCGAGGCAGGGCTGCTGCTAACCACCTACCGCGACGCGGCTACCGGCCGTGCGCTGCCCACCGGCGATAACGCCGCCGGCATCGCGCTGCTGCGGCAGGCGAGCGACCTGGTCAAGACCCTGAGCCAGGGCGCGACCGCGCACCAGACGCAGGCGCTGTCGACCGGCAAGGATGGCGACGCCCCTTTGCCGAAGCAGGCCCAGGCTGCGTCCGGCATGGTCGACGGACAAGCGCTGGAAGCGGCCAGGGACGATGCATCCAGCGGCAACACGACGACTCCCGGCAAGGTTCCGCACCAGGCCGCGGCCATGGTCCACCTCAACGGCCGCGCCGGGCTGACGCTGGTTGCCGGCCAGGACCTGCAGATTGCCAACGGCGAAAGCGTGGCACTGGCCAGCGGCCTGGACAGCAGCATCGCGGTAGCTGGCCAGGCCCGCGTACACGCCGGACAGGCCATTGGGGTCGCGGCGGGCCTGTCGGGCGCTGGGGACAACAATATCGGCCTGCAGCTGACGGCGGGGCAGAATGATATCGATATCCAGGCGCAGCACGATTTGCTAAAGCTGGCGGCACGGGACGACCTGACCGTGGTGTCGGCCAACATGAACGTGGATTTCGCCGCGGCGAAACGGATCCGCATTGCCACGGCGGGCGGAGCGTCGATACTGATCGAGGGCGGGAATATTACGGTGGAGTGCCCACGGGCGATTACTTACAAGGCGGCGCAGAGGAAATTCGAGGGGCCGGTGAATACTGCCTACCCGCTCCCCGAATTTCCGCAAGCCCCGATGCCTTACAAGCCCATGGAATTCCGCATGCGGCTGGCAAATACCCCGGGCGAAGGCGGGCACGCGCTGGCTTACGCGCCCTGGAAGATCGCTGTGGGCGAAGCGCCGCTGGGACTCGGCATGGTGGCTGACGACGAACTGGTGGCACATGGCGTTACCGACGCGGATGGCAACGTGGTACTCAGCCAGACCCAGCAGGAAGCCGTGGCGCGCGCCTATTGCGCCAGTCCAGCCAATACCTGGTTGGTATATCCCGGGCCGACTGTTCGCGTGCACGTTGCCGAGCAGGATCCGGCCTGGACGGACGCGGAGGCGGCCCGCCACGCACTCAATGCCGGTGACTTCAGTGGTGGGCTACCGCAATCGATGTCGGATGACAATACGCAGCAACGGCTGCGCTATGCCCGCGATGCGCTAGCTGCAGGATCGTCCAACCAGATCTACAAAAAAACTCAGTAA